The DNA window GATGATTTTCTGGCCAGCCAGATCCGTGCGGGGAATGGGCATCTGTTCAAGAGCTATTACAGCCCAAGCCAATCGGCCATCTATAACACGCTTGAAACCACGCCCGACAAAGCGCTTGCACAAATACGGCAACAAGCCCTGGCTAATGGCCGGAGCGAGGAAGAGGCCGAGAGCAGGGTCGATTTCTGGCGCAATCAGAGCTGGTGGATGGAAGAGCATTCCAGGCCCTATCGCTTTCAGAATGAGGTCTATTGGTATCCCGATGCCAACGGCAAATACCATCGCAAGGACGATATCTGCATCAATGGCTTTTTGAACACTGTTCCCAACCTGATCCCCGGGAAGTGCAGCTATGGTGAATCCAATCAAGGCTATACCGTGCTGCCAGATGCACGCCCTCACCGGGCTCATGGTCTGGCGCCATGGTTCTCGGCCAGCTATCAGTTCACCCCCAGTATCCGGGCTTACGCCCGCTATGCCGAGGCCTATCGTTTCCCCAGCATGTTCGAGAGCACCGTCGGCTTCTCGGGTGCACTCAATCCAATGTATCCCATCAAGCCCGAGCACGCCTACAACATGGAGGTCGGCTATGTACAGGATCTGCGCGACTGGCTGGGGCTGAGCCAGCAGCAACGCGCCGATATCAAGCTGGCCTGGTTCAGCCAGCGCACTCACAATGTCATCGAACGCGGCGACTACCTGCAGTTCAGCAATATCGACAAGCAGGTGATCAAGGGGCTTGAACTGCAAGCCCGCTTTGACAACTCAAGGCTATTCTTCGACTTCGGGGCCGCCTATACTCCTACCAACAAGGCCTGTGACGAAAGCACCGCCATCCTGAAAGACAGCGGCCAGGGAAGGATTCCCGACTGTGTCAACTATGGTTTTGTCAGCAGCTATCTGCTGACCCAGGCCAGCCCCAAATTTTCAGCCAACCTCAATCTGGGCGCCCGTTTTCTGCACCGGTCCCTGGAAATCGGCAGCCGCAGCGTGTATTACCGCGCCTACCACAACCGTCAGCTGGATGAATGGGTGGGCGCACGCACCATCGGCGGCTATGGTCTGAACGTGCCCTATACCTGGGGCACGATCGCGACCATCGATGCCTATGCCGACTACCATACCCGTCGCGGCACCACCTTCGAGCTGGCCGACACCAATCTCAGCAATCGTTATTACGTGGATCCCCTGACCCGCTCGCTGATGCCGGCACCGGGTCGCACCTTGCGCTTCAGCATCAACGCAAGGTTCTGATTCGACCCAGGCCATGCTGTATCTATCAGCATGCCCAGGCTCCTTCCGCGCCGGTCGTCGGCGCTACTCAGCAAAGGAGCTTTATCATGAACCACAAACTCAATACCCGACTCGGCCTGCTGACCCTGGGGCTGTTGCTGGCCGCAGGAGCCCAGGCTCAAAGCTCGATCAGCGGCGTGACCAGTCGACCGAACGAACGAGACCTCATCCGGGTTGGAGAATCCACCGTCAATGGCGGTCCCCACCACTCCGGGGCCCCCGGTATCGGCGTGCAGTCCACTGATGCCAGCAAGCTGGTCGACTTCGCCGGTCTGGTCCGTTATGGCCAGACTGATGCCGCCGGCGTCACCACCCTGGCGCTGGAAAGCCCCACCCCGCCGCCCGGCGCGCCACCCAGCCATGACAGCCTTGGCTCCTTCCATTTCGCCAAGGTCAGCAATGCGGACGTCTATTATGGCGAGTGGTCGCAAAGCGCCAGTGCCAGCGACGGTACCCATACCAGTTATTACGTGGGTGACCACGCCGGTACCACTGTGCCCGCCACCGGTACCGCCACTTATGCGGTGCAAGGCATCAGCGACTATGCCAACCGTGGCGCCCTGGCCGGTACCTTTGCCGCCGACTTCGGCGCCCATCAGCTGACGGGCTCGCTGTCCAATGGCAACTATGCCGTGGATATCGGCACCGCCAGGATTGATGGTGCGGCGATCAGCGGCAATCAAGGCAGTGCCAGCGTGGCCGGTGCCACCGTAGCCAGCCAGGGTGCCGTGTCCGGCAGCTTCTTCGGTGCCAATGCAGCAGCCCTGGCCGGTATCGTGGCCTTCGATCAGGCCCATCAGCATGACACCGCCTTTGGCGGCAGCAGGCAATAAGGCTGGCTGATGCGCAAACGTGCAAGATCTGCAGGACCGGGACAGGAAGCGGCTCGCCGCCTCCTGTCCCTTATCGTGTGGCTGACGATGCTGATGGTTATCCCGGAACTGGGCCAGGCCCAGACCGTCGAGGACAACCAGCTGCGGCTGAACCAGTCCGGCCAGCGCCGGTCCGCCAGCCGAGATCGTGCCTTGCTGGAGGATACGGATACCCTGACCGTGGATGGTCGTGACTACAGCGTGGCACATACCGTCAGCGAGATAGGCCAGGCCATCTATATCGCACTGGGCCGGCAGCAATGGCCTGACGTGCAGCGCTTTCTGCGGCGCTATGCCAGCATGCCCGGCGCTGACCCGATGCTGCTGCATTATGCTCGCGGCGGGCTGGCCCGCCACAAGGGACATCTGCGTCAGGCAGAGCGCGAATACCGCGCCCTGCTGGCCTTGCAGCCGGATTTTCTGCCCGGCCAGCTGGAATTGGCCCGGGTCCTGTTCGAGAACCAGCGGGATCAGGCAGCCGCAACCCAGTTCCGGCAGATTGCCGCCGCGCTGCCCTCAACGGCCAAGGCCGACGGCATCCGCCATACCGTACAGCTGTTTCTGCAGGCCTTGCGACGACGACACAGCTGGCAAGGCAGCTTCGCTCTAGGCCCCGGCTACAATGACAATATCAACCAGGCCCAGGCCAGCCAGACCTGCCTGTGGATCGACGGCGCGGGCAACTGCATCATCCATCGGCGCATGCCCGCCGCCATCGCAGCCACCGGTCTGGATATCGAGGCCAGCCTGTTTCGCCAGCAACCGTTGTCGGGTCCGCACAATATCTACTTGCGCAGCCTGCTGATGGGCAGCCTGTATCCCGGCCATACCCGCTACCATCAGCTGAACAGCCTCAACCAGATCGGCTACCAGTACCGCAACGGCCACGACACCTGGATGCTGGCCCCCGGCTTCGATGCCGGCAGCTATGGCAGCGGTCTGCTCTATCGGGCCTGGGGCCTGCATGGCGAATGGAGCCACGGCTTTGCTTCGTCCTGGCTGCTGAAGCTGGAAGCCGATCACAAGCGTTTCCGTTATCCCATGTTCGGCTACCGTGATTTCGACGGCCATCTGGAGGACGGCTTTGTCACCGTGTCGCGCGCTGTCGGCCAGCACTGGCTGCTGCTGGGTGGGCTGGACCTGGTCGACAAGCAGGCACGCGACCCGGCTCAGGGTTTCATGCAGCGTGGCGCACGACTGGGTGCCGTCTACAGTCTGGAGAACCAGTTCAGCCTGTATCTGATGGCTTCCGTCCGCGAGCGCGACTACGCCGCCTTCAATCCCATGCTGGCACAACGACGCCATGATCTGGAACGGAATCTGATCCTGATCGCCAGCCTGCCTCGCTGGTCGCTGTTCGGGATCTATCCCAGCCTGGTCGCCCAGATCAGCGAGATACGCAGCAATGTGGACTGGCTGTACAGCTATCAACGACGCCAGATCAGTCTGCGTCTGCAACGACCGTTTTGAGCAAGCCGGAAACCGGGCCCCGCCCGGCTCCGACCACAGGCCGCCGATCCCGCCACCTGCACCCCTCCCGCCCTGCCCTCGCATGGACAACGGCGGGCCTTGCTGGACTCCATACCATCGCCAAGGTGATCCGATGCCGTCACTGCCTTCTTCCAGTATCGACCTTGCATCCATGCTGCGTCAGGCCAATCCGGTGGTACAGACCGTGATGGGCCTGCTGTTGCTGGCCGTGTTTATCAGCTGGACCATCCTCCTGGCCAAGAGCTGGGAGATCTGCCGCCAGCGCCGCCGACTGCGGGCAGCGACAAGTTTTCTGCAGCCGCTGACCTGCCTGCCCGCTATCGAGTCAGCCCCGCCCGGCCTGCTGCAGCCCCTGTTGCAGGCCGTATGGAGCGAGCGCAGCCATTCCAGCGGTCTGGCCGCCGCGGGCATCAAGGAACGCGCAGCTTCGCGACTGGCCGGCCTGGAACGCCACTGGCTGCGACAACGCCAGCAAGGCATCGGCGTATTGGCCACGATCGCCTCCGTGGCACCGTTCGTCGGCCTGTTCGGCACGGTATGGGGCATCATGAACAGCTTCACCGGCATTGCCCGCGCCCACACCACCAACCTGGCCGTGGTCGCCCCCGGCATCGCCGAAGCCCTGCTGGCCACCGCCTTCGGTCTGGCGGCGGCGATTCCGGCGGTGGTGATCTACAACCACTTCAGCCGGCTGCTGGCCAGCCTGCGCGCCGAGCTGTCCGATCTGTCGGCACGGCTGCAGGAACTGCTGTCCCGTGATCTGGATCGGCCGGCCCCGTTTCCGCTGCGGGCCATCCCACCCCGACCCTCGCCCCTGCAGGAGGTCCACGCATGAGCCTGTCACTGGACGATGGCGAGCTGGAACTGGCCCACGAGATCAATGTCACCCCCTTTATCGACGTGATGCTGGTGCTGCTGATCATCTTCATGGTGGCCGCGCCGCTGGCCAC is part of the Frateuria aurantia DSM 6220 genome and encodes:
- a CDS encoding surface lipoprotein assembly modifier translates to MVIPELGQAQTVEDNQLRLNQSGQRRSASRDRALLEDTDTLTVDGRDYSVAHTVSEIGQAIYIALGRQQWPDVQRFLRRYASMPGADPMLLHYARGGLARHKGHLRQAEREYRALLALQPDFLPGQLELARVLFENQRDQAAATQFRQIAAALPSTAKADGIRHTVQLFLQALRRRHSWQGSFALGPGYNDNINQAQASQTCLWIDGAGNCIIHRRMPAAIAATGLDIEASLFRQQPLSGPHNIYLRSLLMGSLYPGHTRYHQLNSLNQIGYQYRNGHDTWMLAPGFDAGSYGSGLLYRAWGLHGEWSHGFASSWLLKLEADHKRFRYPMFGYRDFDGHLEDGFVTVSRAVGQHWLLLGGLDLVDKQARDPAQGFMQRGARLGAVYSLENQFSLYLMASVRERDYAAFNPMLAQRRHDLERNLILIASLPRWSLFGIYPSLVAQISEIRSNVDWLYSYQRRQISLRLQRPF
- the exbB gene encoding tonB-system energizer ExbB, with product MPSLPSSSIDLASMLRQANPVVQTVMGLLLLAVFISWTILLAKSWEICRQRRRLRAATSFLQPLTCLPAIESAPPGLLQPLLQAVWSERSHSSGLAAAGIKERAASRLAGLERHWLRQRQQGIGVLATIASVAPFVGLFGTVWGIMNSFTGIARAHTTNLAVVAPGIAEALLATAFGLAAAIPAVVIYNHFSRLLASLRAELSDLSARLQELLSRDLDRPAPFPLRAIPPRPSPLQEVHA
- a CDS encoding Slam-dependent surface lipoprotein yields the protein MNHKLNTRLGLLTLGLLLAAGAQAQSSISGVTSRPNERDLIRVGESTVNGGPHHSGAPGIGVQSTDASKLVDFAGLVRYGQTDAAGVTTLALESPTPPPGAPPSHDSLGSFHFAKVSNADVYYGEWSQSASASDGTHTSYYVGDHAGTTVPATGTATYAVQGISDYANRGALAGTFAADFGAHQLTGSLSNGNYAVDIGTARIDGAAISGNQGSASVAGATVASQGAVSGSFFGANAAALAGIVAFDQAHQHDTAFGGSRQ